A window of the Callospermophilus lateralis isolate mCalLat2 chromosome 7, mCalLat2.hap1, whole genome shotgun sequence genome harbors these coding sequences:
- the Znf684 gene encoding LOW QUALITY PROTEIN: zinc finger protein 684 (The sequence of the model RefSeq protein was modified relative to this genomic sequence to represent the inferred CDS: deleted 1 base in 1 codon), producing the protein MDDLFLDGLLDICTPRLTEADSPFDEPEKYQDSKDNFLKSVLFMFSKILTMERLYHYDMNTNLNLKRIKSYKSKMYEKSLQPDLDLFNYNRRYTGENSYEFSECRKIFKKEFHFIRHEKKSYKKKSFECNTCGKAYSSKAHLATHQKIHNGERPFVCSNCGNAFVRKAQLMVHWRLHTGEKPYECSQCGKMFMWNVLHSLVKFENVFKMFLHTFKNSFECKECGKIFRYSSSLHKHSRFHTGEKPYRCIVCGKAFGNTSVLVTHRRIHAGEKPYGCVECGKAFIKKSHLLRHQITHTGKKPYECNKCGKAFSQKSNLIVHQKIHT; encoded by the exons ATGGATGACTTGTTTCTGGATGGCCTGCTGGACATTTGTACTCCTAGGCTTACAG AAGCTGACAGCCCATTTGATGAACCAGAGAAGTATCAGGACAGCAAGGACAATTTTTTGAAGTCAGTTttgttcatgttcagtaaaattctgaCTATGGAGAGACTCTACCATTATGATATGAACACAAATCTTaatcttaaaagaataaaatcatataaaagtaaaatgtatgaGAAGAGCTTGCAACCTGATTTAGACTTATTTAATTACAATAGAAGATATACTGGAGAAAACTCTTATGAATTCAGTGAATGTAGAAAAATCTTcaaaaaagaa tttcatttcaTTAGGCatgaaaaaaaatcctacaaaaaaaaatcctttgagtGCAACACCTGTGGGAAAGCCTATAGCAGTAAGGCACACCTTGCAACGCATCAGAAAATtcataatggagagagaccctttgtGTGCAGTAACTGTGGGAATGCTTTTGTACGTAAAGCCCAACTCATGGTCCACTGGAGACTTCACACCGGAGAGAAGCCTTATGAGTGCAGTCAGTGCGGGAAAATGTTTATGTGGAATGTTTTACATTCACTTGTcaaatttgaaaatgttttcaaaatgtTCTTGCATACATTTAAGAACTCTTTTGAATGTAAGGAATGTGGGAAAATCTTCAGGTATAGCTCATCCCTTCATAAACATTCTAGATTTCATACAGGAGAGAAACCATACCGATGTATAGTGTGTGGTAAAGCTTTTGGCAACACATCTGTGCTTGTTACACATCGAAGAATTCATGCAGGAGAGAAACCTTATGGATGTGTTGAATGTGGCAAAGCCTTCATCAAGAAATCTCATCTCCTTAGACACCAAATAACTCATACAGgaaagaagccctatgaatgtaacaaATGTGGGAAAGCATTTTCCCAGAAGTCAAATCTTATTGTGCATCAGAAAATTCATACATAA